A window from Rhea pennata isolate bPtePen1 chromosome 1, bPtePen1.pri, whole genome shotgun sequence encodes these proteins:
- the ELAPOR2 gene encoding endosome/lysosome-associated apoptosis and autophagy regulator family member 2, with amino-acid sequence MKNQVCSKCAEGTYSLGSGIKFDEWDELPAGFSNVATFMDTAVGSSENKADSCNNSSWTPRGNYIESNRDDCTVSLIYAVHLKKSGSVFFEYQYIDNNIFFEFFIQNDQCKEMESTADKWVKLTDNGEWGSHSVTLKSGSNILYWRTTGILMGSKVVKPVLVKNITIEGVAYTSECFPCKPGTFSDKPGSSSCQVCPRNTYSEKGAKECTKCKEENYYADEGSSECTERPPCTNKDFFQIHTPCDKEGKTQIMYKWIEPKICREDLPDALTLPPSGERKDCPPCNPGFYNNASSSCTPCPQGTFSDGTQECKACPAGTEPALGFEYKWWNILPGNMKTSCFNVGNSKCDGMNGWEVAGDHIQSGTGGSDNDYLILNLHIPGFKPPTSMTGATGSELGRITFIFETICSADCVLYFMADVNRKNTNVVESWERSKEKQSYTHIISKNASFTFTWAFQRINEGQDSRQFINDVAKIYSITVTNAVDGVASSCRACALGSEQSGSSCVPCPAGHYIEKETSQCKECPANTFLSIHQVYGREACIPCGPGSKSTKDHSACFSDCLVSYVKDNQSLNYDFSNLSQVGSLMSGPSFTSRGTKFFHFFNISLCGNEGKKMAICTDNITDVTLKDMVAESEDFSNFVGAFVCQSTIIPSDSKGFRTALALQSNSLADRFLGATVETMLENISIKTDIFPPSPSKIPDVHFFYKSSTVTTSCENGRATVVTMRCNPNKPDQGELSVPSLCPAGTCDGCTFYFVWESAEACPLCTEQDYHEIEGACKKGFQETLYVWNEPKQCIKGVPLPEKRTSTCETVDFWLKVGAGVGAFTAVLLIALTCYFWKKNQKLEYKYSKLVMTANSKECELPAADSCAIMEGEDNEEEIVYSNKQSLLGKLKSLATKEKEDHFESVQLKSSRSQNI; translated from the exons ATGAAGAACCAGGTGTGCAGCAAATGTGCAGAGGGGACCTATTCTCTGGGCAGCGGGATCAAGTTTGATGAGTGGGATGAGCTGCCAGCAGGATTCTCCAACGTGGCAACATTTATGGACACAGCTGTTGGCTCTTCTGAGAATAAAGCAGATAGCTGCAACAA CTCTTCGTGGACTCCTCGAGGGAATTACATAGAGTCGAACAGAGATGATTGTACGGTTTCTCTCATCTACGCGGTGCACCTGAAGAAATCTGGTTCTGTCTTCTTTGAATACCAGTATATCGACAATAACATcttctttgaatttttt ATACAAAATGACCAGTGCAAAGAGATGGAGTCCACAGCAGACAAGTGGGTGAAGCTAACGGACAATGGGGAATGGGGCTCTCATTCT GTGACTTTGAAATCAGGTAGTAATATATTATATTGGAGAACGACAGGGATTCTCATGGGGTCTAAAGTGGTAAAACCAGTTCTGGTGAAAAACATCACAATTGAAG GAGTTGCATACACATCTGAATGCTTCCCGTGCAAACCTGGTACTTTTAGTGACAAGCCAGGTTCATCCAGCTGTCAAGTGTGTCCAAGAAATACTTATTCTGAGAAAGGAGCTAAAGAGTGCACCAAgtgtaaagaagaaaactattATGCAG atGAGGGATCCAGTGAGTGTACAGAGCGTCCTCCGTGTACAAACAAAGACTTCTTCCAGATCCATACCCCGTGTgataaggaaggaaaa ACTCAGATCATGTACAAATGGATAGAGCCCAAGATCTGCAGAGAGGATCTTCCTGATGCATTGACCCTACCACCATCTGGAGAGAGGAAGGATTGTCCACCCTGCAATCCTGGCTTTTACAACAACGCCTCATCTTCCTGCACTCCTTGTCCACAGGGCACATTTTCAGATGGGACACAGG AGTGCAAAGCGTGCCCTGCTGGGACTGAGCCAGCTCTTGGGTTTGAGTATAAGTGGTGGAACATTCTGCCAGGCAACATGAAGACCTCTTGCTTTAATGTCGGCAATTCCAAGTGTGATGGGATGAATG GTTGGGAGGTGGCTGGCGACCATATCCAGAGTGGAACAGGTGGCTCTGACAATGACTATCTTATCTTGAACCTGCACATTCCAGGATTTAA ACCTCCAACATCAATGACAGGAGCAACTGGGTCAGAACTAGGAcgaattacttttatttttgagacCATCTGTTCAGCAGATTGTGTGCTGTACTTTATGGCG GATGTTAATCGAAAAAATACCAATGTGGTGGAATCATGGGAGAGAAGTAAAGAGAAGCAATCCTACACTCACATCATCTCCAAAAATGCCTCCTTCACTTTCACCTGGGCCTTCCAGAGAATAAACGAGGGCCAAGAT AGCAGGCAGTTCATCAATGACGTGGCCAAGATCTACTCCATAACAGTGACTAACGCAGTGGATGGAGTTGCCTCTTCTTGCCGGGCCTGTGCACTGGGCTCTGAGCAGTCCGGCTCGTCCTGCGTGCCCTGCCCAGCAGGACACTACATTGAGAAGGAGACCAGCCAGTGTAAGGAGTGTCCAGCCAACACCTTCCTGTCCATCCACCAGGTCTACGGCAGAGAGGCCTGTATCCCCTGTGGGCCCGGCAGTAAAAGCACCAAG GACCATTCTGCCTGCTTCAGTGATTGCTTGGTGTCATACGTCAAGGACAACCAGAGTCTGAATTACGATTTTAGCAACCTCAGCCAGGTGGGCTCATTAATGAGTGGGCCCAGCTTTACCTCCCGAGGGACGAAGTTCTTTCACTTCTTTAACATCAGCCTGTGTGGGAATGAG GGGAAAAAGATGGCTATTTGCACTGACAATATCACAGATGTTACTCTGAAGGACATGGTTGCAGAATCAGAAGATTTTTCCAACTTTGTGGGAGCTTTTGTCTGCCAGTCCACCATCATCCCCTCGGACAGCAAGGGTTTCCGAACAGCCCTGGCTCTGCAGTCCAACAGTCTTGCCGACAGGTTCTTAG GAGCTACTGTTGAAACAATGCTGGAAAATATCAGCATCAAGACAGATATATTTCCTCCTTCTCCAAGCAAAATACCTGATGTGCATTTCTTTTACAA GTCTTCAACAGTGACAACCTCCTGTGAAAATGGCCGTGCAACTGTTGTGACAATGCGATGCAACCCCAACAAACCAGATCAAGGAGAGCTTTCTGTGCCCAG CTTATGCCCCGCTGGCACCTGTGATGGATGCACTTTCTACTTTGTGTGGGAAAGCGCAGAGGCTTGCCCTCTCTGCACGGAGCAAGACTACCATGAGATTGAGGGAGCCTGCAAGAAAGGATTTCAG gAAACCTTGTATGTATGGAATGAGCCAAAGCAGTGCATTAAAGGGGTTCCTTTGCCAGAGAAAAGGACAAGCACTTGTGAAACAGTAGATTTTTGGCTAAAAGTTGGAGCTGGTGTTGGTGCTTTCACAGCAGTTCTGCTCATAGCCTTGACCTGctatttttggaagaagaacCAAAA GCTAGAGTATAAATATTCCAAATTAGTGATGACAGCGAACTCAAAAGAGTGTGAGCTGCCGGCTGCTGACAGCTGTGCTATAATGGAAGGAGAAGataatgaagaagaaatagtaTACTCAAATAAGCAGTCACTGCTGGGGAAGCTCAAGTCCTTGGCAACAAAA